A genomic stretch from uncultured Pseudodesulfovibrio sp. includes:
- a CDS encoding transporter substrate-binding domain-containing protein, which yields MKKTIWLFAILFCLAFGNSSARAEDLIFLTEENPPFNHMKAGSVSGVATDVLLRMTEIANIPLNREEVILLPWARGYQRLLNSPNVILYSMAKTSSRKGLFQWIGPIVNVKSVLIARKDSGIRINNLISDSNGRVIGTIRGSASEHVILSKGVSPNAIQRLHNLKLNVQKLKNGRVDMVAMPEAAFLYHVKELGYDPDLFENVHTLLETSLYYGVSRGMDPALVNRLQKALDQLTASGEINRIKLQYR from the coding sequence ATGAAAAAAACGATCTGGCTGTTTGCCATCCTCTTTTGCCTTGCCTTCGGCAACTCCTCTGCACGGGCCGAGGATCTGATTTTCCTTACAGAAGAGAATCCTCCTTTCAACCACATGAAAGCCGGTTCCGTATCGGGTGTGGCAACGGATGTTCTCCTACGAATGACGGAAATCGCGAACATCCCTCTCAATCGCGAAGAAGTCATACTGTTGCCCTGGGCTCGAGGATATCAAAGACTGCTGAATTCTCCCAACGTCATCCTCTACAGCATGGCAAAGACATCCAGTCGTAAAGGACTCTTTCAATGGATCGGGCCTATCGTGAACGTCAAAAGCGTTCTCATCGCCCGCAAGGACTCTGGAATCAGGATCAACAACCTTATCAGCGATTCGAACGGTCGAGTCATCGGGACCATACGCGGCAGTGCCTCGGAACATGTGATCCTTTCCAAGGGGGTTTCCCCAAACGCGATACAGCGTCTACACAACCTCAAATTAAACGTGCAAAAACTCAAGAACGGTCGAGTCGACATGGTAGCCATGCCCGAAGCGGCCTTCTTGTACCACGTCAAGGAGTTGGGGTATGACCCGGACCTGTTCGAAAATGTTCACACCCTCCTTGAGACTTCATTATACTACGGAGTAAGCCGTGGGATGGACCCTGCTCTTGTGAACAGGCTGCAAAAAGCCCTGGACCAACTCACGGCATCAGGCGAAATTAATCGCATCAAACTTCAGTATCGATAA
- the cobA gene encoding uroporphyrinogen-III C-methyltransferase → MANVFLVGAGPGDPGMLTLRAKEIIETCDIMIYDYLANADFLKWCKPDCEILYVGKKGGDHTLPQDKINDLIVEKARSGKVICRLKGGDPYVFGRGGEEGEELVEAGIDFEVVPGITAGVAAAAYAGIPVTHRDHTTSVCFITGHEDPTKSESGNNWAVYGQSTSTLVFYMGVGNLPMIAQNLMDNGRAADTPVALVRWGTRCNQTSFVSTLENVAEEAKKRDWKAPSIIIVGGVCSLHDKLAWFEKKPMLGQGVVVTRAREQASGLVDIMRGYGACVHEFPTISVEALDDYVDVETAILQLARYQWVIFTSVNGVKFFWEQLKLVGLDSRIFCGMQVAAIGPATADAIRERGIEPDFVPEKYVAEHVVKGLLELDIQGSDVLIPRAKVAREVLPEELKKAGCNVTVLPVYETKLVQASGDEIVASLDNGDIQYVTFTSSSTVENFFELVSPDTFKKYPDVKIASIGPITTDTVKRFGFTPHLEPEDYTIPGLVAELVKDNQ, encoded by the coding sequence ATGGCAAACGTTTTTTTGGTTGGAGCGGGTCCGGGTGATCCGGGTATGCTCACACTGCGTGCGAAAGAGATCATCGAGACCTGTGACATCATGATCTATGACTATCTGGCCAACGCCGACTTTTTGAAGTGGTGCAAGCCGGATTGTGAGATCCTGTATGTGGGCAAGAAGGGTGGGGATCATACTCTGCCGCAGGACAAGATCAACGACCTGATCGTGGAAAAAGCCCGGTCCGGCAAGGTTATCTGCCGACTCAAAGGTGGCGACCCGTATGTTTTCGGTCGTGGCGGCGAAGAAGGCGAAGAACTGGTCGAGGCCGGTATCGATTTCGAAGTTGTTCCCGGCATTACAGCCGGTGTGGCTGCCGCTGCCTATGCCGGTATCCCGGTCACGCATCGCGATCACACCACATCGGTCTGTTTCATCACCGGCCACGAAGATCCGACCAAGAGTGAATCCGGGAATAACTGGGCCGTGTACGGTCAGTCTACTTCCACGCTGGTTTTTTATATGGGTGTGGGCAACCTGCCCATGATCGCACAGAATCTCATGGATAACGGCCGTGCTGCCGATACACCGGTGGCTCTGGTTCGCTGGGGAACGCGTTGCAATCAGACTTCCTTTGTGTCCACGCTGGAAAATGTGGCTGAAGAGGCCAAAAAGCGCGACTGGAAGGCTCCGTCCATTATCATCGTCGGCGGTGTCTGCTCCCTGCATGATAAGCTGGCATGGTTTGAAAAGAAGCCCATGCTCGGTCAGGGCGTGGTTGTGACCCGTGCCCGAGAACAGGCTTCCGGTCTGGTGGACATCATGCGCGGGTATGGCGCATGTGTGCATGAGTTCCCGACGATCTCCGTGGAAGCACTTGATGACTATGTTGATGTCGAGACAGCCATTCTTCAACTGGCTCGGTATCAGTGGGTGATTTTTACCTCGGTCAACGGTGTCAAATTCTTCTGGGAACAACTCAAACTTGTTGGCCTTGATTCCCGCATTTTCTGCGGCATGCAGGTTGCGGCCATCGGTCCTGCCACGGCGGACGCCATTCGCGAACGTGGTATTGAGCCGGATTTTGTGCCTGAGAAATATGTGGCTGAACATGTAGTCAAGGGGCTGCTTGAACTCGACATTCAGGGATCGGATGTGCTTATTCCCCGCGCCAAGGTCGCTCGTGAAGTCCTGCCCGAGGAACTGAAGAAAGCCGGGTGCAACGTTACTGTTCTGCCGGTCTACGAGACCAAGCTGGTTCAGGCTTCCGGTGATGAAATCGTGGCTTCCCTCGACAACGGCGATATTCAGTATGTGACCTTCACTTCGTCCAGCACGGTGGAAAATTTCTTCGAGTTGGTTTCTCCAGACACCTTCAAGAAGTATCCGGATGTGAAGATCGCCTCTATCGGGCCGATCACCACTGACACCGTGAAACGGTTCGGTTTCACCCCGCACCTGGAACCCGAGGATTACACGATTCCCGGCCTGGTGGCGGAACTGGTCAAGGACAACCAGTAG
- the purN gene encoding phosphoribosylglycinamide formyltransferase, whose protein sequence is MPLPIAVLVSGNGSNLQSIIDRIEAGALDVEIKLVISNKADAYGLERARSHGIPTRVLLHTEYDSREAFDTDMVRAIRDSGVDESGVVVMAGFMRIVTHVFLGVFENRVINIHPALLPSFPGVYGQGDAADYGVKISGCTVHFVDEQMDHGPVIIQAAVPCLPGEGGGGLSPRILKMEHRVLPQALQWLVDGRLEIDGRFVRLKPADKAVSQQPLADIEPETYALIWPPLEEGF, encoded by the coding sequence ATGCCATTGCCCATAGCCGTTCTCGTGTCAGGGAACGGGTCAAATCTGCAATCCATCATAGATCGTATCGAAGCCGGAGCGCTGGATGTCGAGATCAAGCTCGTCATATCCAACAAAGCCGATGCGTACGGTCTGGAGCGTGCCAGGAGTCATGGCATCCCTACCAGAGTGCTACTGCATACCGAGTACGATTCTCGTGAGGCTTTTGATACCGATATGGTCCGCGCCATCAGGGACAGCGGCGTCGACGAAAGCGGCGTGGTTGTCATGGCAGGTTTCATGCGGATTGTGACACATGTTTTTCTTGGTGTGTTCGAGAATCGTGTCATCAACATTCATCCCGCGCTGCTGCCTTCCTTTCCCGGCGTGTATGGACAGGGCGACGCCGCTGATTACGGTGTAAAGATTTCTGGATGCACAGTGCATTTCGTGGATGAACAGATGGACCACGGTCCGGTGATTATCCAGGCTGCCGTGCCCTGTTTGCCCGGCGAGGGCGGTGGCGGTCTCAGTCCACGTATTTTGAAGATGGAGCACCGCGTGTTGCCCCAGGCTTTGCAATGGCTGGTTGATGGACGGCTTGAGATAGACGGCCGATTCGTACGATTGAAACCCGCAGACAAAGCCGTGTCCCAACAGCCTTTGGCGGATATTGAACCTGAGACGTACGCCTTGATCTGGCCGCCTTTGGAAGAGGGGTTTTAA
- a CDS encoding 3'-5' exonuclease — protein sequence MPHAIEDVRFVAIDFETADPKRDSACAVGIVVVEGGEIIERDYRLIRPPRKRFNPFCVKVHGLHWEDVCDEPSFGDLWPELEPLFENADFIVAHNAPFDKSVLHTCCKESGWAAPEQPFLCTVQLSRKTWELASNKLPSVCEYLGITLNHHNAASDAEACALIAVNGLRENPDFMDKVL from the coding sequence ATGCCGCACGCTATTGAAGACGTCCGATTTGTTGCCATAGATTTCGAAACAGCCGACCCCAAACGAGACTCTGCCTGCGCCGTGGGTATCGTCGTGGTGGAGGGGGGCGAGATTATCGAGCGGGATTATCGTCTTATTCGTCCGCCGAGAAAGCGATTCAATCCATTCTGTGTGAAGGTGCATGGGCTGCACTGGGAAGATGTGTGCGATGAGCCGAGTTTTGGCGACCTGTGGCCGGAACTGGAACCATTGTTTGAGAACGCGGATTTCATCGTGGCACACAATGCTCCATTTGATAAATCAGTCCTGCACACCTGCTGCAAGGAGTCGGGCTGGGCCGCACCGGAACAACCGTTCCTTTGTACCGTGCAATTGTCGCGCAAAACATGGGAACTCGCATCCAACAAGCTTCCCAGCGTGTGCGAATATCTCGGCATTACGCTCAATCACCACAATGCGGCGTCCGATGCCGAAGCCTGCGCCCTCATCGCGGTTAACGGCCTGCGCGAAAATCCTGACTTTATGGATAAAGTTCTCTGA